A window from Ruminiclostridium josui JCM 17888 encodes these proteins:
- a CDS encoding beta-ketoacyl synthase N-terminal-like domain-containing protein: MGDSKRMVAITGMGIVSSIGNSIPEFTASLKEGKHGIKKLENMPAPEISVTIGGQIKNFSFEAGLEKYTLLPAETVKNARQFARRSSLPIQASVLATLEAWENSGLYQEQLKSDRIGIVVSGSNLSQNYTYGHYDKFRNTPEYLTPSYALHYMDTDHLGVLSQLLGVKGEGFTAGGASASGNVALIQGFRMVQSGIVDACLVVGALADLSPMELQGFYNLGGMGGKGFAEEPEKACRPFDKDHEGFIYGQAGGCILLEAYDSASARGASIHAFMLGGAIALDGNRLSDPNEEGEARTMISAMAQGNVEASEVSYINAHGTSTPLGDITELKAIRRVFREHTGNIWINSTKGLTGHCLYSAGVVEGIATILQMEQGFVHPNRNLENPVDIGFRFVGKTSSPAELQVALSNSFGFGGINTSVVFKK; the protein is encoded by the coding sequence ATGGGCGATAGTAAAAGAATGGTTGCGATTACGGGCATGGGAATTGTAAGTTCCATTGGGAACAGTATCCCGGAATTTACAGCCTCTCTCAAAGAAGGAAAACATGGTATTAAAAAGCTGGAAAATATGCCGGCACCTGAAATTTCCGTGACCATTGGTGGGCAAATTAAAAACTTTTCCTTTGAAGCAGGCTTGGAAAAATATACTCTTTTGCCTGCCGAAACAGTGAAAAACGCCAGGCAGTTTGCACGGCGGTCATCACTACCCATTCAGGCTTCAGTTCTAGCTACTTTGGAGGCATGGGAGAATTCCGGACTGTATCAGGAACAGCTGAAAAGTGACAGAATTGGAATAGTTGTATCGGGAAGCAACCTTTCCCAAAATTATACTTATGGTCATTATGATAAATTTCGCAATACCCCTGAGTATCTGACGCCTAGCTATGCACTTCACTATATGGATACAGACCATTTGGGCGTTCTGAGCCAATTACTAGGAGTCAAAGGAGAAGGCTTTACAGCAGGTGGAGCCTCAGCTAGTGGTAATGTGGCATTGATTCAGGGATTCCGTATGGTACAGAGCGGCATTGTAGATGCCTGTTTGGTGGTAGGTGCACTAGCAGATTTGTCCCCTATGGAGTTGCAAGGGTTTTACAATTTAGGAGGCATGGGTGGAAAGGGTTTTGCAGAGGAACCAGAAAAGGCTTGCCGTCCCTTTGACAAGGATCATGAAGGTTTTATCTATGGTCAAGCCGGAGGATGCATACTGCTGGAGGCTTATGATAGTGCTTCTGCACGAGGAGCATCAATACATGCATTTATGTTAGGAGGAGCCATTGCATTAGACGGAAATCGACTCTCGGATCCTAATGAAGAAGGGGAGGCTAGAACTATGATATCCGCTATGGCTCAGGGAAATGTAGAAGCATCTGAAGTGTCCTATATTAATGCACATGGTACATCCACTCCCTTGGGAGATATTACCGAACTGAAGGCCATCCGACGGGTTTTCAGAGAACACACTGGTAATATATGGATAAATTCTACCAAAGGACTTACAGGCCACTGTCTTTATTCGGCAGGAGTGGTGGAAGGTATTGCGACGATTTTACAAATGGAGCAGGGATTTGTACATCCCAACAGAAACCTTGAGAATCCGGTGGACATAGGATTTCGTTTTGTGGGAAAAACTTCATCTCCGGCGGAATTACAGGTAGCATTAAGCAATTCCTTCGGCTTTGGGGGTATCAACACCTCTGTAGTTTTTAAAAAATAA
- a CDS encoding dockerin type I domain-containing protein, producing MKKIKRLIALAILTMVFISPFPASVLNFNQVMALNNGLGLTPPMGWNSWNIFGGDINEDKIKEIADAMVTTGMKDAGYEYVNLDDNWMANPARDANGKLIPDPKRFPSGMKALADYIHSKGLKFGIYGDRGVTTCCNIPQSGSQGYEEQDAKTFAEWGVDYLKYDNCASDSNLQAGYEKMRDALLKTGRPIFYSICCWYFAGPWMVDCGNSWRTTGDISDSWGSIIRNIDENSKSAAYAGPGHWNDPDMLEVGNGNMTDTEYKAHFSMWCMMAAPLIAGNDLRNMTPATKEILTNKEVIAIDQDAAGVQGTKVSSSGELEVWCKPLGTDGTTKAVALLNRGATSADITVNWSDIQLADGPVTVRDLWEHKDCGTFNTGYTANVPSHGVVVLKVQASSTDTNIEFGDVDGNGMIDALDYSLVKRYLLGQISDCPDSKGKLAADVDGDQQITALDFSLIKQYLLGTINKFPAQTASKIKP from the coding sequence ATGAAAAAAATCAAACGCCTTATAGCCTTGGCAATTTTAACAATGGTGTTTATCTCACCATTTCCGGCATCTGTCTTAAATTTCAATCAAGTAATGGCCCTGAACAACGGTCTGGGATTGACTCCCCCAATGGGTTGGAACAGCTGGAATATATTTGGGGGTGACATCAACGAAGATAAAATTAAAGAAATTGCAGATGCTATGGTTACAACAGGAATGAAGGATGCAGGCTATGAGTATGTAAATCTTGATGACAATTGGATGGCAAACCCTGCACGTGACGCTAATGGAAAACTTATTCCAGACCCCAAACGTTTTCCGAGCGGAATGAAGGCTTTGGCAGATTATATTCATTCAAAAGGATTAAAATTTGGAATATATGGTGACAGGGGAGTAACCACTTGCTGCAATATTCCCCAAAGTGGAAGTCAGGGATATGAGGAGCAAGATGCAAAAACTTTTGCTGAATGGGGCGTGGACTATTTAAAATATGATAACTGCGCTTCAGACAGCAATTTGCAGGCAGGCTACGAAAAAATGAGGGATGCTCTTTTGAAGACAGGGAGGCCTATTTTTTACAGCATATGTTGCTGGTATTTTGCAGGTCCGTGGATGGTAGATTGCGGTAATTCTTGGAGAACCACGGGGGATATAAGTGACAGTTGGGGAAGCATTATAAGGAATATTGACGAAAACTCTAAATCAGCCGCTTACGCAGGTCCTGGGCATTGGAACGACCCAGATATGTTGGAGGTTGGTAATGGTAATATGACAGACACAGAATACAAAGCGCATTTCAGCATGTGGTGTATGATGGCAGCTCCACTTATTGCCGGAAATGATCTTAGAAATATGACACCTGCTACCAAAGAAATTCTTACCAACAAAGAAGTCATTGCTATTGACCAAGATGCCGCAGGAGTGCAAGGCACTAAGGTAAGTTCTTCAGGAGAACTTGAAGTATGGTGTAAACCTCTAGGGACAGATGGTACTACCAAGGCGGTTGCACTCTTAAATAGAGGAGCCACTTCGGCAGATATCACAGTTAATTGGAGTGATATACAGCTTGCCGATGGTCCTGTCACAGTTCGTGATCTTTGGGAGCATAAGGACTGCGGTACCTTTAACACTGGGTATACAGCCAATGTACCGTCACATGGTGTAGTGGTACTAAAAGTACAAGCAAGCTCCACTGATACAAATATAGAGTTTGGTGATGTTGACGGAAATGGCATGATTGACGCATTAGATTATTCATTAGTAAAACGGTATTTGCTGGGCCAGATTTCTGATTGTCCTGATTCAAAAGGCAAGCTTGCTGCTGATGTTGATGGAGACCAGCAAATAACAGCACTGGATTTTTCATTAATTAAGCAATACTTACTTGGGACTATTAACAAATTTCCTGCTCAAACAGCAAGTAAAATCAAGCCATAA
- a CDS encoding acyl carrier protein: MTKQEIFCIIKENILEILPDLPEESITIEESLKNLGANSIDRMDIIVDTIERLQLKIPLVEFGMLKNIGEIVDLLYEKKMGS, from the coding sequence ATGACAAAACAAGAGATTTTTTGTATTATCAAGGAAAATATTCTAGAAATACTTCCAGATTTACCAGAAGAAAGCATTACTATTGAGGAAAGTTTAAAAAATCTTGGAGCAAATTCAATCGACCGTATGGATATCATTGTGGATACTATTGAAAGGCTTCAACTAAAGATTCCTTTAGTTGAATTTGGCATGCTGAAAAACATTGGGGAAATCGTAGACCTTTTGTATGAAAAGAAGATGGGGAGTTAA